GAGGGGATGGAGCCAGGTTGAGGAGAGAGGTTGCCTTACCAAGTTGGGGCTGCAGAGTGTAACAAATGGCCAAGGGCAGAGGCCAAAGGCCCagtattttaatttctgtagtgtgcttttaatatacttttagaaagtttgatttgttttcattcattaaaataatGCAGAGCCTGAGTTCAGCACAACTGTCTTTCTTGCAATGTTTTAATGAAGATTTGAAGTCTTAAAGAAATTGACCTTAAATTGATTTGATTCACTTTCCAGACTCAGAAAACCTTAGAGAAAATTCAGATGAGGATTCTCTGCTGCGATGGCTGAACACCTTTCGGCGCACTGGGAATGTGACTCGAAGTGGACAGAATGGGAACCAAAGCTGGAGGGCTGTGAGTCGAACAAACCCCAACAGTGGCGAGTTCGGGTTTAGCCTGGAAATCCACATAAATCCTGACAACAGAGGTTCTGAAACGCATGGAGAGGACTCCATGGACATTCCTCTGTCAGGTGTTAGCAGAGAGCATGTGCAGCAAAGACCATCGAGTCCTGTGGCTAGGCGAACCAGAAGCCAGACCTCCATGAGCTCCACTGGTAGTGTCTCCAGTGTTCCCAGGGGTAGGCGAGGTGCGAGGAGGCAAGGTTCTGTGCAAGGATCATTCACAGCCCTGGGAAGGTTAAGGAATGGAATTGGAGCAGCACTTGGAGTTCCCAGAGTTAGTGCTCCTCATCCTAATGTTATTAACACCCACACAAGCCAGTCAGATGGTAGTACTCTCAGGCAAAACGGACGACAGCGGTTTGGAGCAGCACATATCTGGGAAAACGGGGATAGAAGTAATGTTACAGTGAGGAACACAAACCAAAGATTAGAGCCAATAAGATTACGTCCTGCTTTCAGTAGTCGAAGCCGGTCCCCCATTCAGAGACAGAATGGTACTGTTCATCATAATTCCCAAAGGCAGGGTAGACCGCGACAGCAAACGGGTAGAAACAGGTCTGTTAGGCACAGAGGTGTAACTCGAGTCTTCTTAGAACGAGGTAGAGAACGCAGAGGTACCAATTATACCCCGCTGTCCAACTCAAGACTTGTGTCAAGAATAACAGTAGAAGAAGGAGAATCCAGCAGGTCCTCAGCTGCTGCACAGCGCCATCCAGCGATCACACTAGACCTGCAAGTCAGAAGGATTCGTCCTGGAGAAACTAGAGATAGAGATAGCATTGCAAATAGAACCCGATCTAGGGCAGGACTGGCAGAAAGTACAGTTGAGAGCAACAGTGGGGGCTTCCACAGAACTATTTCTCATTTAGAACGGTCAGGTGTCCGAACCTATGTGAGTACCATTACAGTTCCTCTTCGTAGGATTTCTGAGAATGAGATGGTTGAGCCATCCTCTGTGGCTCTTCGGTCAATTTTAAGGCAGATCATGACTGGGTTTGGCGAGCTGAGTTCTCTAATGGAGGTGGAGCCTGCATCAGAGAATCAAAGCAATGGTCAGCATTTACCAGAGGTGTACCTAGAACTTAGTAATGGAGTTGCAGCTGATGCCAGTGGTCAGCATGGAGGAGCTTCCTCACAGGCCAGTCAGGCCCAGGAAGACAGGGCTGAAATGCTAGATGTGAACGAGCCCACCCCGCCACAGGCTCGCACCAGTGGCAATAGAAATAGAAGGCAGTTACGAAGGGCAGACAATGTAGTCGAGGCAGGAGCATTACCCATTCTGCGCCTTGCTCATTTCTTCTTACTGAATGAAGGTGATGATGATTCAATTCGTGGTTTAACCAAAGAGCAGATTGACAATCTTTCTACCAGGAGTTATGAGCAAAGCGGAGTTGACAGTGAGTTAGGTAAAGTGTGTAGCGTGTGCATCAGTGACTATGTGGTGGGGAATAAGCTCCGGCAGCTGCCTTGTCTGCACGAGTTTCACATTCACTGTATTGATCGCTGGCTGTCAGAGAACTGTACTTGCCCCGTCTGTCGGCGGCCTGTCTTAGAACTCGGGGCCACAAACAGTGGGTGAGAAATGGGGTGCTCAGTGCTGTGTGTTCCCGGAGCCTCATAGTCAAATGCTTTCCCTGAGTTACTTGTGATGAGGTAACCAAGACAAACCTATCAGATTATAGTTAGCACtattttttgtgtgcttttttaaaaaacttgttacaaagagtttgtttatataaaaaaatttaaaatgcagatGTTAAATTATCCAAAAGTAAAGAATAGTTAATATTGCTAGAACCAAAtaacctttaaaatgtttttattttggtaattTTGTCATGCTAAGCACTTTTGTATCTGCACAACTCAGTACGTTAGGGATCTTGTCTTTCTCCTAATACTGCAGTAGGTTTGCTGGGGTTCTCAGTCTCAGCTCAGTGCTTTGTTTAGACACTACTGTCTGAGTCTTTGTAGACTGTTAGGCTGAATGTCTGCTAGATAGACTTAAGTTACTTGAAATGATAATTTAACACGTGGcacactgtatgtgtgtatgcaagtatgtAACTGTGGGAACATATCCAGGCTAAAAACTATAAGACTGAGACTTAAGCTTTGGGGCTTAGACTGCATATGGCACTGTGTTAACAGTGACAAGATCATCTCTAAGAGGAAGTGAATTAAGATACAGTTTTAAGATAGAGATTGTTTACTGAAGCGTGTCTGACAATCTGATTTACTAGAGAGTGAGTGCACTAGTAATGAGTTCACTAATGAGTAGTGAGTTCACTAATAATGAACCTAGTATTTCTTTATTCATGGAATGTGGAAATTTTATGACAGATAGTTTAAGTTTGtcctttctgtgattttttttttttagaagtataAATACTTCTTGGGGTTAAATAGGGTTTACAGCATGCTTGATTTCTCAAATTTAGCTTTAAAATCTAAAATGCTTTAAAGTCTATAAAGTAGTGAAATGCatagaaaatatgtaaatttggATGCCAAAAAGCTCCAAATAAGagaaaagcctttaaaaaaacatagagtttatatacacacaaagtaTGCATTAAAGTCTATTTCTACCAATAAACATTAAAGACTGTGTGCGAGCTCATTTCTTTCTGTCCATTGTGGCTTACTTATCTTCAAATACTTACTCCACACTAGGTGGCTAGTGGCAGGGTTCACTAGGTGACAGCAGATTAAGACCCTGTCTTCATGGAAAAGACATCTGCTCTTAGAAGGAACAAATTGATTTTTactttggtgtttttgtttatgaatatgtatgtgacaAGGTCTTATTCTTGTATGTAATGATACCACTCAGGCAAGTCACAAGAAAACATTTCATGTCAAATCCTGAGAGGTTTAGAAATGCCTCCATATTTAGCTTTTCTTTCAATCAGTGATCACATTCAGTTCATACGTTTAGTCACGTGCCTAGAAAAAGCACAGGGTGCATTCACCAAAGTGAAAGATTTCTGTAAAAGTTAGGACTTTGGGGTAATTTTAACTTTTTCAGGTTTCTCATGAGTCTGGGAAGGTTGATTTTGGGCCTGGTTTGAAGGCTTTTATATATCAGACTAATTAATGattatcatttcatttttgtaGCTGTTCGATAACAACAATTATCCCTTGATGATTTTAGCGGCAGTTGTCAGGGTAATTTTTCATGTTTAATGAAACTTGCTCTGGTACCTCATACAGGACACagcagaatggagacaaaccattCATGGCAACAAACCAGTAAAGGAGTTGTTACAGGAAGtcagggctgtggagatggctcagttggtcagATACTTGCCAAGAGACCATGAGGAGTGAGTTCAGTCCCAAGCACCCATGTGAAACCTGGGTGGTGTAGTGCATGCAGGCACTCCTAGAGCCAGGggaacagagacagatagatccctggggcttactggccacTCATCTGACCAAattggttcagtgagagatcttgtctcaaaaaggaagcagagaacagttgTAGAAGACACttaattgacctctgacctccacgtccTGTGCAggaacacacatgaaaacacaaaaaccaaaccacatACCTTCATTTTGTCAGTTAAGTTGGTTAGTTACAGGCTGATAAcagtggaactagaaaaaaggTGTTCCATCTTTCTTGTTCCCCAGAAAGGCATTTTTTGGTGTTTGATCTGAGAACTAGCCACCAcctgaggtggaggaaggagtgctggcacacacagatacagggAAACCAGGTCAGATACCTTGGTCAATGTCTCAAGAGAGCTCATACATACATTCGGTGTGTCTTTCCTACAGGCAGAAAGGAAATCCAGCATTCGCTTCTTTTGTGGAATGGTGGAAGTTTTACCTTCTCTATCCCAATTAATTGAGGAAATTGTGAGAGCAAATAAAGAACTGAGACTAGTGGTAAAAAgcaagaagctgggcagtggtgatgcacacttttaatcccagcatttgggagacagaggcaggcggatctctgtgatcCAGGGCAGTCTGGTGTACAGAATTTGTTCCAGGAAAGTGTCAGCCACTAGGCAGacacttcaaaaaacaaaacaaaactggtgtTTTGTTGGacttggtttttgttggttttgaaaGAAGGTCTCGCTATATAAGTTAGTCTGGTTTTATCTTTGCAGTCCTTCTGTATCAACTTCCTAGGCACCAGGATTGTTGACATGTCCTCATGGCACCTAACTTGATTTAAGTCTTCTTCaggagatgatggttttaatcaGCATTAGAAGGTGGTTCAGATAGGTGCTTGAAACACAACAGGATGGGTActgtctggaagtcagcatgGCTGGATGAGTTTGATAAATTTGTATTGCAGTGAAGAACACATGTTTTCTACAATACTTCCATTTGTTTTCCAGGAAACAAAGCTGATATATACAAAGGctgtgtatctatgtataatTTCTATTTAGTAATGATTATGCCCACTAGAGAAAGAAGCAAGTGATTGTCTGGGGCTCTAGACTAGACTACAGCTATCTTGCAAACTTATAATTTGAGATTTGAAGCttcctgactgctcttccatagatGTACACCCTTTTAGtatttccttgtttctttggATTTTCCTTGTATTATCTAATATTGTTGTGACCCTTTCCTAATTAccgtttttgttgttattcttctGTCAATATtatggtgctttgaatgagaatactCCCATAGACTTACATTGGAATGCTTAGTTCCCAGTTGGGTAGACTGTTGGGAAGGATTAGGTGGGGTCTTCTTGGGGTAGATGTGacttggccttgttggagatctttcactggaggtaggctttgaggtttcaaaagctcacactGGACACCCCCCGCCCCCGTGCTCCCggctgtctgtctgctgcctgtggatcaggatgtaactcTGAGCTACTTCTGCACAGCACCatgcctacatgctgccatgtttcccactatgatgataatagactaagccTTTGACATTGTAAGCAAGTCCCCCCAGCTAAATGCCTTCCTTTATTATAAGAGTTGTCTAggccatgatgtctcttcacggCATTAGAACACTGATGCACTAGTATGTTCTCACTGAGCCAGGGTTACCTGCTTATGGTTAGAGGGAATGTTAACCAGGCCTGGTCAGAGAGGGTCTCAGCAAGACTGAGGCTGAGACAAGTTTATTGCAAGCAGTTAGACTTATCATACCCTTACCAGAAACAGAATACAATGATAGTTGCCATGACAAAAGGTTGTTTATAAGCTACAGAGTATACTTGGTTAATATCTAAGCCTAATTGTTTAGCCAAGTTTGCATGCTTCACTGACTTCTAGGGAATATAGACACTCAAGTGTCCTGAATGCTTCACTGCCCCAGAGTGCCTTGGTTTCTCAGGTACACAGTGCCCCAGGAACCATGGACTCTAACCTGAAAAACTTCTTAAGAAACTAGATTAAGCCAACGTCATACTTTTTTCAGAATACTAAGACAAATAGTTAACATGAATCCATAATCCAAACATGCAGagctctcatttatttttaaagatacacttatttttatttttgcataatatgagtgttttgcctacatacatgtacatgctcagagtccttggaggccagagaaagACAGTGGACTCCCTAAAACCAGAGTTTCAGTCATCAGGAACACATGACCAAAAAGGCCCCTACCCTCAGGTAGTAAGTATATCAATAGAAGCTAGTTCATGTCTAACTCCCTGATCTCTAGACTCCATTGTTCTCATGggggaaaatataatcaaaaaaaaaaaaaaaaaaaaaaaaagaaaaaaaaaaaagaaaaagaaaaaaaaaaaactaaaaacatttcTCTATTTTGATTACGACTATAACCGAGAAAATCACACTAATGtaagtggttttatttatttgtttttttttttaaggaggagggtctcctgtagcctggGTTAGCCtaaaactcacaatgtagactaggctagcctggaactcagagatccacctctgaaatgctaggattaaaggtgtacactttTGAATCCCCCATCCCCCCCAACTGGTTTGGGCTCCATATTAAATAAGAACCTGCTTATGGATAAATGTCTTAAATGTCCAGAGAGCACATGGCACCCTTGAATGAGTCACCAACTGGAGAGACacagcatccagaaataggagagagaggACCAGCATtctctgtcctcagtgagattgCCTGAACCTTCAGAGAGACCACACCCCCTGCATCATGTCTCAACAGAATGGAAATACTTCCTaattatattagtcagggttctttaggATAACAGGACTTGTAgaatggatctctctctctctctctttccattttatttatatgtgtgtgtgtgtatctgtctgtctctctgtgtataattttattacatttattagaATGATTTACAGGCTTTGGTTCAattaatccaacaatggctggctgtgaacagaaagtccaagaatctagtctACAAGGCTGGGTATCTCAGCTGGTCCCAGAGTGGACTCCAATGACAGTAAAGGAGTAGACTTGCTGGCAAGGAGaaggcaaagatcaaaaacttcCTCCTTCTACACCCTTCTCTAGGCTTCCAGCAGGAGGAGTGGCCCAGATTACATAGGCATCTTCCTGCTTCAAGATctagattaaagatgtgtctttTCCCAGATATAAAAATTTGGATTAAAGTCATGTTTTACTACCTCAAAGATTTGGATCAGAAgtggtcttcctacttcaaattaagcaaaaaatcaaaaataaaatgtgtttctatcttgaggtagaaagaatgtaaaagctgGAAGCTAGGGAATAACATCACTATCAGGGAGGGTTGTCACACTCTCAAACTCAAAGCAAACACGAGgtcaagccagccaaaattccCCCAAAGATATGGGAGTTGTTCCCAGGTCCCACCTCTTCCTGAGGAACTGTTGGCAGTTGGTAGCTGCTAGGGAAGAGAAAACCATTCTGCTTCCGTGCTGTGGCCACTGGTGAGTTTCCCATGTTTCAGTGGATGGCCCTATACCAATACACAGGAGAGCAGCACTTAGAGCTTAGACTCTTATTAAACTACAACACAAAGTCATGAAGCATTTACCCACCATGATGGCTTGTTCCACTAAACTGTGAGTCAGAACAAACCGTTCCTTAAGGTATTTCTgttaggtattttgtcacagaaaccaGGACAAATACCTTAGCTATTAGTAAAATatgatagaatttttttcttcaaggaaaaaaaatgattctggTGAAAGCAAACAGGTGGGGAATGGTTGAATGTTTGTCCTGCAAATGTTTCACTGTAGTGGAGGGATATGCGGAAGtatacagggtctctctgtacTTCTCCTAAACTCTGCTTCAACCAGAAAACACAAAGTCTCCTTTagcaatcaaaaacaaacaaatggtgcAAGGCCTCATGAAGCCACATAACGGGGCCCCAAGTGGACACGGGTGACAACTTGGAATGCAAAGTAACTAATCATTAGAATTAAGTAATGGGATGCAAAAGATCACACTTCTGGAAACAAATGAATAAGGTTCAAAACTTCTTATGCTGGATAATGActagaaatacaaaacaaacacaagaattTAAAAGTCATTCTATAGCTGTAATAGTAGTAGTTTTTGTCACAAAGCTAGCATGGGTGATGTTATAAAATCAGGGCCTTGGAGAATGAAGAACAAGGTATACACTTCCCCAGATGCTATTTACACAGCAGAATAAACTGAAGATGAAGCTGTAGAACACAATTCTACCACACACTCCCAGTGGCCATTCCCAATGCTCTGTTATGGATGACCCAACACTGAGGACTTGTGGCCATGAAGTGCTTCTTTGGCTACCTTACAGGCTCTGGTCACATTTACCCCAGTGTCCTTCCACATGCATGCCTTTCTGAAATTTGGCAGAAATGCTTCCATGAGTAGACCTTAACCACATGTcctgacaccaccaccaccaccaccaccaccaccaccaccaccacctcctccccctccccctcctccccctccccctccccctcccctcccctccccctccccctccttctccttctccttcttcttcttccttttcttcgtttttcaagacagggtttctctgtgtagtcctggctgtcctggaactcactctgtagaccaggctggcctcgaactcagaaatccgcctgcctctgcctcccaaatgctgggattaaaggcgtgcaccaccactgcccagctctgacaccctcttctttcTGGGCCTCTTGATCCACACAGCATGAAGCATCATGGGTTACCTTTCTGGGACTCTAGCTTTGGAGTTCTGTGTGTTCCATcatcagctgaaaaaaaaaaatcagttttgaatcagaaagagaaatgtcAATGATGAACATTTTGTTGGGAGTCAGACTTGAAATGAGTGCAGACTGTCACCTCCCTTCTCTGAGAATACAATGGTCCCCTGAAGTCCACAAGTGTGGCTTGAGTCACCAATGAATAAAAGCATCTACCAGCAAGGCTTGGGAAGCAAGACATTTCCCTGAGAGAAATGCAGTTTTGGTCTTTGTTCCTCTGATATAAGTGTGTCTGGCTCATGAGCAGACTCCTGGCCAGAGAGCTGCTGACTCCTCTTGTGTCACTTGTTCAGGAACGTTCCCAAACTTCaactctctctgttctcttcccacAGTGTTTAACCAATATCCCCCTTGATTAATTCTATCTGTAATGCTCACTGCTAAGATTTGTGTGAGCTTCTGATGCTCCTCCATACACTACAAAATTCTAAGTGATGTCACAGGTGCCCATCTTCAAGATCCACAAATAGACCTCTTGTGGCCTAACAGCTTGCAAACTCACTGCACAGAGAACCCACAGACCCACTAGGGCAGCAGCTACAGTATCATTGTAAGGAAAACACCCCAAGCCAATACACAAGGGGCTCAAGCTTAACATAGACCAATGGAGAATGTATCACATAAGATGTTCGTAATTAAAATGATTCTTTAACAATAACAGCTTGGATAGTATTCTAGCAGCAAATTTAACAATCAGtgactggctggttttgtgacaacttgacacaagtaaAACTATGTACCTCAAAGGATGCCATCAAGGACATGAAAAGACAtctaaaaatagagaaaacatgtCAATTATATGCCTGGAAAGTGACGATTTATGAAACATATGCCAATCTTACAACTCAGTGCCAAGCCCATAAATTCAGCTACACATGACAAAGTTTGAACAGATGTTTATCTAAGAAAGACAATGTCTCCCAAGTGAGAGAGTACTACAGTAGCGTGGAAAGCACAGTCCAACACTCATGGCGCTATCATGATTGAATGTCTACAAGGGAAGCTGGAATGAGCATCGTGAATCAACAACACAAAGTTTTGAAAGGGAGCCTTCATGAACTCCTGACAAAATAAAATGCTGCagctctcaaaggaaaaaaaaaaaacctctcagttGCTCAATAAATCAAACATAGATCCCTCTACAGTTCACTAACTCTACCCCAAATGCCTACCCAGATACATGAAAACAGTTCAATCATAATCTCGGgtgccaatgtccacaacaacCTTACTCACAACACCTTTAATCTTGAAAGAACTTGAATGACCATCAGATGATATGGAATGTGAGTTGTCTACAGAACATGGGAGTCACAGCAGCTGGTTCTGTTGAATATATGATGTTAAGTGAAAGAAGCTACTCAGTAAATTCTACACATTCTGTGACATTTCTATTGTATTTTTATGGCATTCCCA
This portion of the Arvicanthis niloticus isolate mArvNil1 chromosome 24, mArvNil1.pat.X, whole genome shotgun sequence genome encodes:
- the Rnf6 gene encoding E3 ubiquitin-protein ligase RNF6 isoform X2, whose amino-acid sequence is MNPARWRSGGSGEEISFQENERRWQQERLHREEAYYQFINELNDEDYRLMRDHNLLGTPGEITSEELQQRLDRAKEQLASQPGSDSGMSDGDSENLRENSDEDSLLRWLNTFRRTGNVTRSGQNGNQSWRAVSRTNPNSGEFGFSLEIHINPDNRGSETHGEDSMDIPLSGVSREHVQQRPSSPVARRTRSQTSMSSTGSVSSVPRGRRGARRQGSVQGSFTALGRLRNGIGAALGVPRVSAPHPNVINTHTSQSDGSTLRQNGRQRFGAAHIWENGDRSNVTVRNTNQRLEPIRLRPAFSSRSRSPIQRQNGTVHHNSQRQGRPRQQTGRNRSVRHRGVTRVFLERGRERRGTNYTPLSNSRLVSRITVEEGESSRSSAAAQRHPAITLDLQVRRIRPGETRDRDSIANRTRSRAGLAESTVESNSGGFHRTISHLERSGVRTYVSTITVPLRRISENEMVEPSSVALRSILRQIMTGFGELSSLMEVEPASENQSNGQHLPEVYLELSNGVAADASGQHGGASSQASQAQEDRAEMLDVNEPTPPQARTSGNRNRRQLRRADNVVEAGALPILRLAHFFLLNEGDDDSIRGLTKEQIDNLSTRSYEQSGVDSELGKVCSVCISDYVVGNKLRQLPCLHEFHIHCIDRWLSENCTCPVCRRPVLELGATNSG
- the Rnf6 gene encoding E3 ubiquitin-protein ligase RNF6 isoform X1 gives rise to the protein MFFKQETRSLRMNPARWRSGGSGEEISFQENERRWQQERLHREEAYYQFINELNDEDYRLMRDHNLLGTPGEITSEELQQRLDRAKEQLASQPGSDSGMSDGDSENLRENSDEDSLLRWLNTFRRTGNVTRSGQNGNQSWRAVSRTNPNSGEFGFSLEIHINPDNRGSETHGEDSMDIPLSGVSREHVQQRPSSPVARRTRSQTSMSSTGSVSSVPRGRRGARRQGSVQGSFTALGRLRNGIGAALGVPRVSAPHPNVINTHTSQSDGSTLRQNGRQRFGAAHIWENGDRSNVTVRNTNQRLEPIRLRPAFSSRSRSPIQRQNGTVHHNSQRQGRPRQQTGRNRSVRHRGVTRVFLERGRERRGTNYTPLSNSRLVSRITVEEGESSRSSAAAQRHPAITLDLQVRRIRPGETRDRDSIANRTRSRAGLAESTVESNSGGFHRTISHLERSGVRTYVSTITVPLRRISENEMVEPSSVALRSILRQIMTGFGELSSLMEVEPASENQSNGQHLPEVYLELSNGVAADASGQHGGASSQASQAQEDRAEMLDVNEPTPPQARTSGNRNRRQLRRADNVVEAGALPILRLAHFFLLNEGDDDSIRGLTKEQIDNLSTRSYEQSGVDSELGKVCSVCISDYVVGNKLRQLPCLHEFHIHCIDRWLSENCTCPVCRRPVLELGATNSG